A window of the Helianthus annuus cultivar XRQ/B chromosome 4, HanXRQr2.0-SUNRISE, whole genome shotgun sequence genome harbors these coding sequences:
- the LOC110936495 gene encoding 60S ribosomal protein L32-1, whose protein sequence is MAVPKLDKKIIKKRVKKFKRPQSDWKICVKENWRRPKGIDSRVRRKFKGVTLMPNIGYGSDKKTRHYLPNGFKKFVVHNAKELEVLMMHNRTYCAEIAHNVSTRKRKEIVERAAQLDVVVTNKLARLRSQEDE, encoded by the exons ATGGCGGTTCCCAAGCTTGATAAGAAGATCATCAAAAAGCGCGTCAAGAAGTTCAAGAGGCCCCAGAGTGACTGGAAGATATGTGTCAAG GAAAACTGGCGCAGGCCCAAGGGTATTGATTCTCGTGTGAGGAGAAAGTTTAAAGGTGTAACTCTTATGCCCAACATCGGGTACGGCTCAGACAAGAAAACCCGTCACTATCTGCCAAATGGCTTCAAGAAGTTTGTTGTCCACAACGCCAAGGAGCTGGAAGTCCTCATGATGCACAACAG GACATACTGTGCTGAAATAGCACACAATGTATCTACTCGCAAAAGGAAGGAGATTGTTGAGCGTGCAGCCCAATTGGATGTCGTTGTTACCAACAAACTTGCTAGGTTGCGCAGTCAGGAAGACGAGTGA